A stretch of the Lactuca sativa cultivar Salinas chromosome 9, Lsat_Salinas_v11, whole genome shotgun sequence genome encodes the following:
- the LOC111920547 gene encoding uncharacterized protein LOC111920547, translated as MKMDLWSWICELPNSDEWSPDSTSELTFHLGSSTPTEFNKTLQLKARRKFSSNSDLLAFTFYISYEEKALWVSDTCQVNSDNPFLPLVLQLIQEIISRSPTAHDSITTACPRSQLQKLKPESVSWILDSHSPESFSPFFNLMFLARLFWLCACDAPSEVGSLYFNSMLAPNLEAFSSNPTPVLRSFFVSAGIDVELSIMRTFGYMLTKWLMLRESGTGLQLLTPSYNNLGFSYAAETHGLWILKGYAPLMAMTRCRSNRVNNGYPVFEAKESVLKYALAHQQIEAVIQLEYSVEVKENFILVNARVDNIRIHMAKLGFNKNDENPYMHERHFPSRIRVWIGPEAGASYVTSLTLGKSTDNIEKETETQKILKSSFGKTKVPKMKTMTRTTTRTKARTWRWDQDSDGHVAILDATLCDNVTGVEMSMWQPNAGDGDGDQVGQSFQKRYTGANRSFTKSGNWVFGEGLEGVKWRLHKEMEGSVLKWRIGGQIWVTYFPNEIKSSYFETRCVEWCDEVDLPLILGAY; from the coding sequence ATGAAAATGGACTTATGGTCATGGATCTGTGAGTTGCCAAACTCCGACGAGTGGTCACCCGATTCCACTTCTGAACTCACCTTCCACTTGGGGAGTTCAACACCTACTGAATTCAACAAAACTCTTCAACTCAAAGCAAGAAGAAAATTCTCCTCCAACTCCGATCTATTGGCATTCACCTTTTACATTTCTTATGAAGAAAAGGCTCTCTGGGTTTCCGACACGTGTCAGGTGAACTCAGACAACCCGTTCTTGCCTCTTGTACTCCAACTCATCCAAGAAATTATCTCCCGTTCACCTACTGCTCATGATAGCATCACCACCGCATGCCCGCGTTCTCAGCTTCAGAAGCTCAAACCCGAATCGGTTTCTTGGATCCTCGACTCTCACTCACCTGAATCGTTTTCACCCTTTTTCAATCTCATGTTCCTCGCGAGGCTGTTCTGGTTGTGTGCCTGTGACGCGCCGTCGGAAGTGGGGTCTCTTTATTTCAACTCCATGCTTGCTCCCAATCTCGAAGCCTTTTCCTCTAACCCGACGCCGGTGCTGCGGTCTTTCTTTGTTTCTGCCGGCATCGACGTGGAGCTCTCTATCATGCGCACGTTCGGGTACATGTTGACAAAATGGTTAATGTTAAGAGAGTCAGGCACAGGTTTACAGTTGCTAACGCCGTCTTACAATAACCTTGGATTCTCCTATGCGGCGGAGACTCATGGGTTGTGGATCTTAAAAGGGTACGCGCCGCTGATGGCAATGACGCGCTGCCGCTCCAACCGTGTAAACAATGGGTATCCTGTATTTGAAGCAAAGGAGTCTGTACTAAAATACGCACTGGCCCACCAGCAGATTGAGGCGGTCATCCAATTAGAATATTCAGTTGAAGTAAAAGAAAATTTCATTCTGGTTAACGCACGTGTCGACAACATACGAATCCACATGGCAAAACTAGGGTTCAACAAGAATGATGAAAACCCTTACATGCATGAGAGACATTTTCCAAGTAGAATCCGGGTTTGGATCGGGCCAGAAGCTGGGGCAAGTTATGTAACCAGTTTGACCTTGGGGAAATCCACGGATAATATTGAGAAAGAGACTGAAACACAAAAGATATTGAAGAGTAGTTTTGGGAAAACCAAAGTTCCtaagatgaagacgatgacgaggACCACAACAAGGACAAAGGCGAGGACATGGAGATGGGACCAAGATTCTGATGGACATGTGGCTATCTTGGACGCAACATTATGTGACAACGTAACAGGTGTAGAGATGTCCATGTGGCAGCCAAATGCTGGCGATGGGGATGGTGATCAAGTTGGTCAAAGCTTTCAGAAACGATACACAGGTGCAAATAGGTCGTTTACTAAATCAGGAAATTGGGTATTTGGTGAAGGGTTAGAAGGGGTGAAATGGAGATTACACAAGGAAATGGAAGGGAGTGTGTTGAAGTGGAGGATTGGTGGTCAAATTTGGGTAACTTATTTCCCGAATGAGATAAAGAGCTCATATTTCGAAACACGGTGTGTGGAGTGGTGTGATGAGGTTGATTTGCCTTTGATTCTTGGTGCCTATTAA